CGTGGCTCCGTTGTAGGTGTGAAGAAGCGTTTGAGGTGGGCGACTGTGTTCAGAAACAATAGCAGAGACACTGGCAAAGTGAAAAGCGAACGCGTCTGCAAGTGCGGCGCGTCTCGGTGATTTGGAGGTACTCGATTTCGCCAGAAATCCTAAGCCGCGATCGAATCGCAGGAACTTCGGTGAGTCTCACCACAAGGCGCCGCTGAATGAAATGAGTCACGCGCGATCAAATGGGAAGGGAATCACGTCGGCGATGCTGTCGGCACCGGTGAGACACATCAGCAAGCGGTCGAAACCGAGCGCAACGCCGGAACATTTCGGCAGGCCGGATTGCATAGCAGCTTTCATCCTCGCCGCGCCGGGCAATGCAGCAGTGGCGTGAGCCTGCCTTGCGGTATTCTGAGCCGCCTCACGGCGCTGTAGTTCGTCTGGATCGACTAGTTCCTGGTAGCCGTTGCACAGTTCGATGCCGTTACTGTACAGCTCAAAGCGACACGCCGTGCGCGCGTCGTGTGGATTCTGTTCGGCCAGAGCGGCCTGTGAAATCGGATAGTCGTACAGGAATTCCGGTTGCTCAACGCCAAGCTTCGGTTCGACGCATTCAGCAAGTAGCAGATTCAACAGATCATCGCGATCGTTGGACAATGGACTGTTGTGAAGCCCGTCCAGTTGATCTGCAACAAGTCTCTGCAGATCGCCAAGTGATGCGTCCAACACGCTTTCACCAATTGCAGTATGAAACGCCTGGTCGTAGGTCGTCTGTTTGAAGCGTTGGGACATTGCCGTGCTGTTGGGCAATCGTAGCGAGGTCAAACTTTCCAGCAGCCAATGCACAAGTGCTTCTGTCAGTTCCATCTGATCCCGATACGTTGTGCCGACGCCGTACCATTCCACAATCGTAAATTCGGGATTGTGACGCTGTCCGACTTCGCCAAGTCGAAACGAACGAGTGATCTGGAAGATGGATCCGCTACCTGCGGCCAGCAAGCGTTTCATGCCGGCTTCCGGACTGGTCTGCAGGTACATGGGTTCTGCGTCGTCGTCCGCGTTGACGGTGAATGGTTCCAGGTGAGCGTCCACGACCACGTCGTGTGACAGCAGCGGCGTTTCGACTTCGGTGTAGCCATAATGTGCGAAAAACCGCCGCACCTCGCTTAGCATGCGAGCTCGCAGTTTCAGCATGTCCACAGAACACGTGGGCCGCCACGGTTGCGATTCGTGAGGAAACTCGCCAGTCATTTTGAATCGATGACTGCCCTCACGGCAGAAGCCAAACGCCGCATCCCTTCACGAATGCCGGCGGCGGCGAGAACTCCGTAGCTAAGTCGCATTTGGTGGCGAGGACGGTCTTCCCATCCGGACGGATAGCACAGTTCGCCCGGGACATACATGACCTTATCGACCTCTGTCGCGCGAGCGAACAACGGGCTGTCGAAGCCGGTGGGAATGTGTTCTGGCAGCGACATCCAAACGTATAAACCGCCAGCGGGCGTTCGCCATGTGACGCCGTCGATGCCTGAAAAGAATTCTTCCGCCGCCGCGACCATTGCGTCTCGCTTGGCACGGTAGCTGGTTCGCAGCCCGGCCAGATGGTCCCAGTACTCGCCCGTGCGAAGCACTTCGGCCACGATATTTTGACTCAAGTGTCCGCTGCCGAAGTCCTGATTTCCCTTCAGGTCAGAAATTGGTTTCACCAGTTCGGGCGGCAAGACGCTTAGACCGACTCGCAGACCCGGCGAAAAACTTTTTGAGAACGTTTGAGACAGCACGACGTGTTGCTGGTCGCCGGAATCATATC
This DNA window, taken from Fuerstiella marisgermanici, encodes the following:
- the epmA gene encoding EF-P lysine aminoacylase EpmA; the encoded protein is MTGEFPHESQPWRPTCSVDMLKLRARMLSEVRRFFAHYGYTEVETPLLSHDVVVDAHLEPFTVNADDDAEPMYLQTSPEAGMKRLLAAGSGSIFQITRSFRLGEVGQRHNPEFTIVEWYGVGTTYRDQMELTEALVHWLLESLTSLRLPNSTAMSQRFKQTTYDQAFHTAIGESVLDASLGDLQRLVADQLDGLHNSPLSNDRDDLLNLLLAECVEPKLGVEQPEFLYDYPISQAALAEQNPHDARTACRFELYSNGIELCNGYQELVDPDELQRREAAQNTARQAHATAALPGAARMKAAMQSGLPKCSGVALGFDRLLMCLTGADSIADVIPFPFDRA